The region GTCGGGCCGGGCGGGAATATCAGCGCGAAGGCCGGCGATGTGATGTATATATCCCCGAGCGGCTATGCCTTTGATGATGTCGAGCCTGGGGATTACGTAGGGGTGGATATTGCCAGTGGCGAGGTCGTTGACAGCAATGAGAAGACGAGGCCCTCGTCCGAGGTGCTGATGCACCTTGCCTGCTACCGGTCCCGTCAGGACGTGAGCGCGGTTGTACATATCCATCCGCCTTACGGCATAGCCGTAGCCAGCACCACCGGCAGGCTCGAGGCGATGTTCCCCGATTTTGCGGCGTATGTTGGGAAAGTGGGGATGCTGGGCTATGTAGTCCCATCCAGCCCTCAGCTCGCCGATGCAGTCGAGGGGAAGATCGTGGATCACAATGCGATCCTCATGTCAAATCATGGGGCGGTTACGGTGGGGGCAAACCTCAAGGAGGCGTTCTACCGGGCTGTGGTCCTCGAGGAGGGTGCGAAGATATTCGTGTTATCCAGGATCCTCGGCGAGCCCCGGGTCTTCACCGAGGCGGATGTGGAGGAGATCAAAAACCTCGGCGCCGAGAAATACAGGACTCAGCTCTTGAGACAGCCGCACCAGGCATAACCACCAGGCATAACCGAAACCCAAAACCAATAATCCATAACCACCCCCCGGATTCATTCGAAGACGGCACGTCGCGTAGCACGTTACATAGCACGTCGCATAGGCGCACAGGCGCGTAATCAACCGGGAGAGGAGTGCATTCAACCATGAAGGCAGCGGTATTCATGGAGCCCCGTAGGATGGAGGTTCGCGAGGTGGAGACACCCAGGTGCGGCCCGGGCGAGGTCCGCATCAAGGTGATGGCCTGCGCGATCTGCGGGACGGACATAAGGATATACAATCACGGCCACCATAACGTCAAGCCCCCTCAGATTATAGGCCACGAGATCGCGGGCATTGTCGACGAGGTTGGTTCAAGTGTCAAGGATCTGAGGGAAGGCGACCACGTCATCGTCGTAACCTCCATACCTTGCGGCAGGTGTGCCTTTTGCCAGAAAGGCTCGCCAAATCTGTGCATCGATTTCAAAGCTATTGGCTACCACTACCCCGGCGGTTTTGCCCAGTACATGGTCATGCCCGAGGAGGGGGTCAGGGCCGGAAACATTATGAAGATACCTGATAACCTCCCATTCAACGAGGCATCCCTCGTGGAGCCTCTATCATGCGTAATAAACGGGCAATCATATTTGAATATAAGCCTTGCTGATTCGGTCCTGATAATAGGCGCGGGTCCTATAGGCTGCATGCACGCTGAGCTCGCCAGGGCCAAGGGCGCGACCAAGGTCATGATGTCGGATGTGTCGGTGGAGCGCCTTGACATAGCCAGGGGTTTCGGCATCGACAGGCTGATCAACCCCACACAGGAGAGCCTCGAGAAGGTTGTTGCCGAGGAGACAGATGGAGCCGGGGTGAATGTCGTTATCGTAGCGTGCTCCTCAGGTAAGGCCCAGGAGGATGCGCTCAAGGTGGTTGCGACCCAGGGGAGAATAAGCTTCTTTGGTGGCTTGCCAAAGGACAATCCATACATCAACTTCAACAGCAATATCATTCACTACAAGGAAGTATCGGTCCATGGGGCCTTCGCTTCGTATCCGAGCCAGTATAAACAGGCGTTGAGCATCATCGCCACAAAGAGGGTCGACGCCTCTAGATTCATAACCGCGACATTCCCTCTGGACAGGATCGTTGAGGCCATCGCGACGGCGCAAAAAGCCGAAGGGCTCAAGATGGTCATAAATCCTTGGCAATAGTAAAATCCACTGATTATTCTCATGTTATTCTCATGGGGAGGGTGAGCTCCGGACTATGGAAAGACGTCTCGAAGATAAGATAGCACTTGTGACCGGTGCCGGCCAGGGCATTGGAAGAGGGCTCGCCCTGCGCCTCGCGCGGGAAGGGTGTCATGTTGTGGTCGCCGACCTCAATGAGGCCACAGCGAGCACGGTGGTGGAGGAGATAAGGGCCCTGGACAGGCGGGCGATAGCGGTCAAGGTTGATGTGGGGGATGCCGCGCAGGTTGCGGCCATGGTCGACCGGGCGGTTGCCGAATTCGGCAGGATAGATATCTTGGTAAGCAATGCAGGTATCCTCAAGTCCTTCCCCATCACCGATTTCCCCGAGGAGGCCTGGGATGCCATCATAAGGGTGAATCTCAAGGGCAACTTCCTGTGCATGAGGGAAGTTGCAAAGCAGATGATAAAGCAGCGCTCAGGCAAGATCATCAGTATGAGCTCGAAGTCCGGGAAAAAGGGCAGCCTATGGAATGCTGGTTACTGCGCATCGAAATTCGGCATTATCGGCCTGGTCCAGAGCGTGGCGCTGGACCTTGCGCCCTTTGGGATAAACGTCAACGCCGTTTGCCCGGGTAACGTCTTTGAGACCCCCCTGTGGGACCAGCTCGACGTTGAGTACTCTAGGAAACTCGGCATACCTCCCGAGAAGGTGCGGGAGAAGTATATCGAAAAGGTGCCGCTGGGTAGGGGCTGCACGATCGAGGATGTTGCAAACGTGGTCGTTTTCCTGGCCTCGAAGGAATCGGATTATATGACGGGCCAGGCCATAAACGTCACAGGGGGTCAGGAGATGCGTTAGGAGTTAGCCAGCAACGGAGGAGGAATAGAAATTGGCGGATTTAAAGCTTGGAATAGATGCATGTTTTGCGCGTAAGAGATGGCCCGATCCCAAGGATTGGATGAGGATAGTGAGGGAGGATCTAAACCTGGACTATGTCGAGTTTTGTTCGGACCTGCTGGACCCCATACTTACACCGGAATCCACCAGGGTCCGGACGGCCAGGGAGATCAAGAGAATTGCCGAGGACCTGGGGCTGACTATAGTGGTTTACTATACGGGATTGATCCCCCATTGTTTGAATTTGCTATCCCACCCGGATCTCGAGGCGAGGGCCCAGGGGTTGCGCTGGTGCGTGGGGGCCATTGAGACGGCGAGCTACATGGGTGTCGACGGCATCGGTGGGCATTTCGATACAATAGCGTATAAGGACTGGAGCGATCCCGAGCGGCGGAAGTTCATGATAGATAACCTCTTAGAGAGCTTCAGGTATCTCTCGAGGGTCGCCCATGATGCCGGGCAGAAATTCATCCTCTGGGAGCAGATGTACACACCCAACGAAACCCCGCATACCATCCGCGAGGCTCACGAGCTTTATGAGCGCGTAAACGAGGGGGCAGCGGTGCCGATCTATCTTACGGTCGACGTGGGGCACGCCTGCCACAGGGGTTACCCATATAGCCCCGACGACGGCGACCCGTATCAATGGTTGAGGGAATTTGCGCAGGTGTCACCGGTCATCCACATCCAGCAGACCGACGCGAGCGCGAGCCATCACTGGCCCTTCACGGCCAAGTACAATGATCGCGGGATCGTGGACGCCCAAAAGGTGATAGATGCGATCGATGCCTCGGGTTCAAAGGAGAACTACCTCATCCTGGAGATATTCCATTCGCTCGGCACGAATGAGGACCAGCTCATATCCGATTTAAAGGAGAGCGTGGCCCACTGGAGGCAGTATCTGAAATAGCATTGCCGCCGGATATACTGGCAGATACACTTCATTCGCGTATGCAGATACGAGATTCAAGATAAAGATACAACAGACAGATACAAGAGATATACAGGAGTGTAACAGATCTATATCTATCTATTCTATATAATAATATAATAAGCCCCAGCGACGCATATGCGCTGGGGCTCAACCATGAATTAGCAGGCTTCAGGGACAAATTTGACAAATTTTTAATGAAGGACAAACTTATCGAAGGCTTCGGCCACGCCGCGCCCGTTCGGGTGGGATGTTACATAATTGGCTTCATCCTTCACGATATCAAGGGCGTTGGCTACAGCTACCCCTGTCCCCGCGTATTTGATCATATCCAGGTCGTTCTCGCTATCACCTATGGCGAGGACCTCCTCCCTGGAGATGCCGAGTTGCGCGGCCAGGGCTTTCAGGGCCGTTCCCTTGGATACGCCTTTATTCGTTACCTCTATGTAAATGGGCATCGACCGCACTACATTCAATTGCTCGCCAAATCTCTCCTTGACGATGGGTATGTGCTTATTTATGACCTTTTCGTCGGCAACGAATAGGAGCTTGGTTGGGTCGGCCTGGAGGAACCTTGTTAGATCCCCTACGGGTATCGCCTCGACGCCGGATCGCGTGGCATAGCCGGTCGCCTCGGGCGAGAGCTCTTTAACATAGAGGTTATCGTCGAGGTAAACATTGATGTGGATATCCTCTTGCTGGGCGTACTCTACAACGCCCAGGGCCAGGTCGATTGGAACGGGCAGGTGGTGATAGAGCTGCCTTGAGCGGGATGATTTGGTCATGGCGCCGTTATACGTGATCAGCGGCGCGTCGAGGCCGAGTTCCTCGGCGAATCGCACGGTGGACCTGTACATCCTCCCGCTCGCCAGGGTTATCGTCGTGCCGCGCTTGACAGCGGCCTGTATGGCGTCCCGTGCTACATCCGGTATCTCCAACTTCTCATTGAGGAGGGTATAGTCTAAATCGATAGCGACGAGTCTAATGCTCAACTCCCGGGCCTCCTGTAGTTGTATTGAATTCGGTGGAATTCCATTCATAATTGTGCTACCTTAAAGCGACTTTGTCAACACCCAAGGTCTACGGGCTTTACAGGTCTACTGGCGTTTATGGGCCTGCGGGGAACTACGCAAGGCTCGGTGTAAAGGCCTGAAAGCCAGAAAGCTAGGAGAAAGCTAGGAGGTTCTTGTTAGTTCAGTCACTTTGTTGTAGTATTATAGTAGCGTTTTTGTATTCCTTGAGGCGCCCGTGAATGGGGCCCATGGATCAGGGAGCATTATTTCTTGGGGTGATTGCTATCATGCTTGGATCGGCCAGGCGCCTGGCGATTATAGATATACTGGAGCAGCGGGGATTTGTTACCGTCGACGAGCTGGCGCGGGAATTCTCCGTATCAAGGGAGACCATCCGGCGGGACTTCAGGGCCCTGAGAAGGCAGGGCCTCCTGGAAAAGGTATACGGCGGCGCCACTATAAGCGCCAGGACAGCGAAGGAGTATACCTTCGCGGACCGCGAGACGCGCCGGCTCCCCGAGAAGCAGGCCATTGCAGAGGCTGCGCTCCAATTTATACAGCTCGGGGATACAGTGATGATGGACGCATCAAGCACAGTCCTTCAGCTCTCAAAGGTTATCCCAGAGGACATGGAGATAAGCGTCATAACCAACGCCCTGCCTGTGATCGAGGAGCTTGCCTCGAGGCCTAATGTCGCCATCACCTCCACGGGCGGTTCCCTGCGCAGGACATCTTATTCCTTTGTGGGGCCGGCCGCCGAAAGCAATCTCGCGAAACTCAGGGCCAACAAGGCGTTTATATCTGCCAAGGGCGTCTCGATTCAACACGGCCTTACGGAGGCTAACCCCTACGAGGGCAGGATAAAGGAGTTGATGGTCAATAACGCCTCTGAGGTTATCCTCCTTGTTGATTCAAGCAAGCTCGACCGGTTGGCCCTCGTGCAATTTGCGCCCATAGAGCGGGCTAATGTCGTGATAACCGACAAGGCCGCTCCGGCGGAGGTCGTGTCAAAGCTCCAGGAGAGCGGGGTGCGTGTAATAGTTGCAGGTAGCTGCAGCTGAGCGGTGATTGCAGGGAAATGCTTGCAGGCGAATCGTTCTCATCCTCCTCATGTTTTCCTATTTTGGCAGGAATCCTTCTCTCTGCGTAGAAATTAGGTAGATGTGGCATATTAAGGCTGGGGACAAGGTGTCTTATGCCTCATGTTTTAAGCCCGGGCCATATTGGGTATGGTCACCAATTGGTGACCAATTGGCCACTTGGGGCTGGCGTTTTGGGGCCAGCGCCAGCGTCTACCAACGTCTGGTGCCGGGGGAGGGGCTATTGTGAGCGCAACCGAGGACATAGAGGGTAGGAATAATGGGAGCAATATAGGCAGTATTGATCGGTCCGGGATAGATACGGACAAGGATAAGTCAGCAGCAGAGTCTAGGATGTTGGAGAGGGCACCAAATAAGATACCGGAGAGAACGTGCGTTATCGACCTCAGGTTCGGCCAGGTCGTCCGGGGGCCGTTTATGGCAAAGGACAAGCAGCTGGGGGATTTTTCGACGAAGCCCGGGCGTTTCTTGCTTTTAACCCTCGCCGACAGGACTGGAGAGATCAGGGCGGTTGCCTGGTGCAACGGCGAAGACCTGTATTCCGCATTTGAGGACGGAGACATCGTATGGATCGAGGGGCAGGTGAAAACCTACAGGGGGAGCCTCCAGGTCAATGTCCACGTCCTCAGGAGGTGCGAGCGATCCCTTTACAACCTGGTGGAATTCCTGCCGCGCACGAGGAAGGATATAAACACCCTGCTGGCCAGGATTCGCGAGGCTGCCGCGTCTTCGCGCGACCCGTTTATCTGGAGCGTTTTGTTCAGCTTCTTGGAGGACGACGAGTGGGTCGATCTATTTACTACAGCGCCCGCAGCCAAATCCATCCACCACGCTTACATCGGCGGCCTCATCGAACATACCACAAATGTTCTTGACATCTGCCTTACCATGACCAAGCTCTATCCCATTATAGACCGCGACCTCCTTGTAGCAGGCGCGATCCTGCACGACATTGGAAAGATATGGGAATACAGGTACGATGGCCTTATAGATATAACCGACGAGGGCAGGCTCATAGGCCATATAGTCCTCGGCGAAATGATGCTCGTTGATAGAATTCGCACGATTGAAGGATTCCCACCGGAGCTCGCTATGCGCCTCCGTCACATGATCCTGAGCCACCACGGCGAGTATGAGTTTGGATCCCCGAGGCGTCCGAAAT is a window of Bacillota bacterium DNA encoding:
- a CDS encoding class II aldolase/adducin family protein, with translation MVKVVRSELWKYGRKIIESGLVVGPGGNISAKAGDVMYISPSGYAFDDVEPGDYVGVDIASGEVVDSNEKTRPSSEVLMHLACYRSRQDVSAVVHIHPPYGIAVASTTGRLEAMFPDFAAYVGKVGMLGYVVPSSPQLADAVEGKIVDHNAILMSNHGAVTVGANLKEAFYRAVVLEEGAKIFVLSRILGEPRVFTEADVEEIKNLGAEKYRTQLLRQPHQA
- a CDS encoding alcohol dehydrogenase catalytic domain-containing protein, producing MKAAVFMEPRRMEVREVETPRCGPGEVRIKVMACAICGTDIRIYNHGHHNVKPPQIIGHEIAGIVDEVGSSVKDLREGDHVIVVTSIPCGRCAFCQKGSPNLCIDFKAIGYHYPGGFAQYMVMPEEGVRAGNIMKIPDNLPFNEASLVEPLSCVINGQSYLNISLADSVLIIGAGPIGCMHAELARAKGATKVMMSDVSVERLDIARGFGIDRLINPTQESLEKVVAEETDGAGVNVVIVACSSGKAQEDALKVVATQGRISFFGGLPKDNPYINFNSNIIHYKEVSVHGAFASYPSQYKQALSIIATKRVDASRFITATFPLDRIVEAIATAQKAEGLKMVINPWQ
- the srlD gene encoding sorbitol-6-phosphate dehydrogenase, giving the protein MERRLEDKIALVTGAGQGIGRGLALRLAREGCHVVVADLNEATASTVVEEIRALDRRAIAVKVDVGDAAQVAAMVDRAVAEFGRIDILVSNAGILKSFPITDFPEEAWDAIIRVNLKGNFLCMREVAKQMIKQRSGKIISMSSKSGKKGSLWNAGYCASKFGIIGLVQSVALDLAPFGINVNAVCPGNVFETPLWDQLDVEYSRKLGIPPEKVREKYIEKVPLGRGCTIEDVANVVVFLASKESDYMTGQAINVTGGQEMR
- a CDS encoding TIM barrel protein — protein: MADLKLGIDACFARKRWPDPKDWMRIVREDLNLDYVEFCSDLLDPILTPESTRVRTAREIKRIAEDLGLTIVVYYTGLIPHCLNLLSHPDLEARAQGLRWCVGAIETASYMGVDGIGGHFDTIAYKDWSDPERRKFMIDNLLESFRYLSRVAHDAGQKFILWEQMYTPNETPHTIREAHELYERVNEGAAVPIYLTVDVGHACHRGYPYSPDDGDPYQWLREFAQVSPVIHIQQTDASASHHWPFTAKYNDRGIVDAQKVIDAIDASGSKENYLILEIFHSLGTNEDQLISDLKESVAHWRQYLK
- a CDS encoding HAD family phosphatase; amino-acid sequence: MSIRLVAIDLDYTLLNEKLEIPDVARDAIQAAVKRGTTITLASGRMYRSTVRFAEELGLDAPLITYNGAMTKSSRSRQLYHHLPVPIDLALGVVEYAQQEDIHINVYLDDNLYVKELSPEATGYATRSGVEAIPVGDLTRFLQADPTKLLFVADEKVINKHIPIVKERFGEQLNVVRSMPIYIEVTNKGVSKGTALKALAAQLGISREEVLAIGDSENDLDMIKYAGTGVAVANALDIVKDEANYVTSHPNGRGVAEAFDKFVLH
- a CDS encoding DeoR/GlpR transcriptional regulator — translated: MIAIMLGSARRLAIIDILEQRGFVTVDELAREFSVSRETIRRDFRALRRQGLLEKVYGGATISARTAKEYTFADRETRRLPEKQAIAEAALQFIQLGDTVMMDASSTVLQLSKVIPEDMEISVITNALPVIEELASRPNVAITSTGGSLRRTSYSFVGPAAESNLAKLRANKAFISAKGVSIQHGLTEANPYEGRIKELMVNNASEVILLVDSSKLDRLALVQFAPIERANVVITDKAAPAEVVSKLQESGVRVIVAGSCS
- a CDS encoding HD domain-containing protein; translated protein: MSATEDIEGRNNGSNIGSIDRSGIDTDKDKSAAESRMLERAPNKIPERTCVIDLRFGQVVRGPFMAKDKQLGDFSTKPGRFLLLTLADRTGEIRAVAWCNGEDLYSAFEDGDIVWIEGQVKTYRGSLQVNVHVLRRCERSLYNLVEFLPRTRKDINTLLARIREAAASSRDPFIWSVLFSFLEDDEWVDLFTTAPAAKSIHHAYIGGLIEHTTNVLDICLTMTKLYPIIDRDLLVAGAILHDIGKIWEYRYDGLIDITDEGRLIGHIVLGEMMLVDRIRTIEGFPPELAMRLRHMILSHHGEYEFGSPRRPKFIEACVLHYADNLDAQSARFAQITQSALAAGARWSAYDSILARPIYVAPTTPEAAASRDMEISVSRAGGGGSRD